From Coffea arabica cultivar ET-39 chromosome 9c, Coffea Arabica ET-39 HiFi, whole genome shotgun sequence, one genomic window encodes:
- the LOC140014153 gene encoding uncharacterized protein yields MEKHQKRILGMEKYSSSSSVLRKGMWKRVGDGTSINIWRDKWIMASLTGKIATQKPPACRMQITTIRLNGDNFLRWSQAVRMYIRGHGKMGYLTGETKAPICTDLAYATWDAENSMVMTWLVNSMLFNGTRVMGKYQSDDLDLFNSYEWKSTEDFQHHKKTVEDSRIFKFLAGLNVEFDEVRGRIIGRQPLPSIGEVFSEVRREESRRNVMLGKKGPGIAVEGSALEVASSFKTSTYQRRTGEKSSEKSQVWCDYCNKTRHTRDTCWKLHGKPPNWKNKGGEKSGRGLPTANEADAGPFTKEQMEHLLMLLKSSSTSSDFPNASMAHTGIGSKALFNSFLSNSSTFPTPWIIDSGASDHMTNSFKLFQSYTPCSGNKKIKVADGGFSPVAGKGSIHISKNVNLKSVLHVPKLASNLLSVSKLTKDSNCLAIFDESHCAFQDKNSRMTIGRARMINGLYCLEDNSPSAQIAQESSSNISVSAYEQIMGEISSESNFWESKALPTIIFETDKETKIPQFDSAETDIGLSDMEILRREKNRSNLEPVVYTRRNIFEKGEGPLMSPAPVHEKSSREVCPNTSGNASPFFSSAVPESDPVLNLPTQESDLDLPIAIRKGTRTCTRHPISKYVSYDNLSPKYRAITTEISKLVIPRNIKEALDDQNWKSAVFEEMEALRKNDTWDVVELPREKKIVGCKWVFTVKSKADGTVERYKARLVAKGFTQTHGIDYQETFAPVAKINSIRVLLSLAINANWPLYQLDVKNAFLNGDLEKEVFMSLPPGFVDKYGVGKVCKLKKSLYGLKQSPRAWFERFNKAVQKFGFLQSQADHTLFYRHSKEGKVAILIVYVDDIILTGDDCGGLENLKKFLAKEFEIKDLGNLKYFLGMEFARSKEGIVVSQKKYVLDFLKETGMMGCRPAETPMEPNLKLQPASAEKVRDREKFQRLVGRLIYLSHTRPDIAFPVSIVSQFMHSLGPEHFEAIHRILRYLKGTPGKGIFFKARGHLQVEAYTDADWAGCITDRRSTSGYCTYVGGNLVTWRSKKQNVVARSSAEAEFRAVAQGICEVIWIRRILQELKVSEVLPMKLYCDNKAAIYIAHNPVLHDRTKHVEVDKHFIKEKIEGGVVCMTYVPTRDQVADLLTKSLPKKQFDLLVSKLVMKDIFKPA; encoded by the exons ATGGAGAAGCACCAAAAACGCATCTTGGGTATGGAGAAGTATAGCAGTTCTAGTTCGGTATTGCGAAAAGGAATGTGGAAAAGAGTGGGTGATGGGACTTCTATCAACATATGGAGGGATAAATGGATCATGGCATCACTAACGGGGAAGATAGCAACACAAAAACCTCCAGCTTGTAGGATGCAA ATTACTACCATTCGGCTGAATGGAGATAATTTTCTCCGATGGTCACAAGCAGTCCGGATGTATATCAGAGGTCATGGCAAGATGGGGTATTTAACTGGTGAAACAAAGGCTCCAATATGCACGGATCTTGCTTACGCAACATGGGACGCGGAAAACTCCATGGTTATGACATGGCTTGTAAACTCAATGCTATTCAACGGCACAAGAGTTATGGGAAAATATCAATCAGAT GATTTGGATCTCTTCAACAGCTATGAGTGGAAATCAACAGAGGATTTTCAGCATCATAAGAAAACTGTTGAAGACAGCCGAATCTTTAAATTTCTGGCAGGGCTAAACGTTGAATTTGATGAAGTTAGAGGGAGAATTATTGGGAGACAGCCTCTTCCTTCAATTGGTGAGGTGTTCTCAGAGGTTAGAAGGGAGGAAAGCAGAAGAAATGTAATGCTGGGAAAGAAGGGTCCTGGAATTGCTGTTGAAGGATCGGCTTTAGAGGTTGCCTcatcctttaaaacatcaactTATCAGCGTAGAACAGGAGAAAAATCCAGTGAAAAATCACAGGTCTGGTGTGACTATTGTAATAAGACTCGTCACACTCGTGACACATGTTGGAAACTGCACGGAAAACCTCCAAATTGGAAAAACAAAGGAGGAGAGAAGTCTGGACGAGGACTTCCTACTGCTAATGAAGCTGATGCTGGCCCTTTCACCAAAGAACAAATggagcatcttcttatgctacTTAAATCCAGTTCTACCTCATCTGACTTTCCTAATGCTTCTATGGCTCATACAGGTATTGGATCTAAGGCTCTATTCAATTCTTTTTTGTCTAATTCCTCAACCTTTCCTACTCCATGGATCATAGACTCTGGAGCCTCAGACCATATGACAAATTCATTTAAACTCTTCCAATCATATACACCATGTTCTGGAAATAAAAAGATCAAGGTTGCAGATGGAGGTTTCTCTCCTGTTGCTGGAAAAGGTTCAATACATATCTCAAAAAATGTTAACCTGAAATCTGTTCTTCACGTTCCAAAATTGGCCAGCAATCTTTTATCAGTTAGTAAACTAACAAAAGATTCTAATTGTTTGGCTATTTTCGATGAATCTCATTGTGCTTTTCAGGACAAGAATTCGAGGATGACGATTGGCAGAGCTAGAATGATCAATGGCCTTTACTGTCTTGAGGATAATTCTCCTAGTGCTCAAATTGCTCAAGAGTCTAGTAGTAATATTTCTGTATCTGCTTATGAACAAATAATG GGGGAGATTTCTAGTGAATCAAATTTTTGGGAATCTAAAGCTTTACCaactataatttttgaaacagatAAGGAAACGAAGATCCCTCAATTTGATAGTGCAGAAACTGATATTGGTTTATCAGATATGGAAATATTACGACGAGAAAAAAATCGTTCCAATCTTGAGCCTGTGGTATACACTAGGAGAAATATTTTTGAAAAGGGTGAAGGTCCATTGATGAGTCCAGCTCCTGTTCATGAGAAGTCCTCGAGGGAAGTCTGTCCAAATACATCAGGTAATGCCtcacctttcttttcttctgctGTTCCAGAATCTGACCCAGTTTTAAATCTTCCTACTCAAGAATCTGATCTTGATCTTCCCATTGCCATTAGGAAAGGAACCCGTACTTGTACTAGACATCCAATTTCCAAATATGTGTCCTATGATAACCTTTCTCCTAAATATAGAGCCATTACCACTGAAATTTCAAAACTTGTGATTCCTAGAAACATTAAAGAAGCGTTGGATGATCAGAACTGGAAATCTGCAGTGTTTGAAGAGATGGAAGCATTGAGGAAGAATGATACGTGGGATGTGGTGGAGTTGCCTAGGGAGAAAAAGATTGTTGGATGCAAATGGGTGTTTACAGTTAAAAGCAAAGCAGATGGTACTGTAGAAAGGTACAAGGCCAGATTAGTTGCGAAGGGTTTTACACAAACCCATGGAATAGATTATCAAGAAACATTTGCCCCTGTTGCCAAGATAAATTCTATTCGGGTCCTTTTATCTCTTGCTATTAATGCAAATTGGCCATTGTACCAACTTGATGTGAAAAATGCCTTTCTTAATGGAGACCTAGAAAAGGAGGTGTTTATGAGTCTTCCTCCAGGTTTTGTAGACAAATATGGTGTTGGAAAAGTTTGCAAACTGAAGAAATCTCTTTATGGACTTAAACAATCACCAAGAGCTTGGTTTGAACGCTTCAACAAAGCTGTTCAAAAATTTGGTTTCTTACAAAGTCAGGCTGACCATACTTTGTTTTATAGGcattcaaaagaaggtaaagttgCAATTTTAATTGTATACGTCGATGACATTATTTTAACAGGGGATGATTGTGGAGGATTagagaatttgaagaagtttctgGCCAAGGAATTCGAAATCAAGGACTTGGGAAACTTAAAGTATTTTCTTGGGATGGAGTTTGCACGATCCAAGGAGGGAATTGTTGTAAGTCAAAAGAAGTATGTGCTTGATTTCCTCAAAGAGACAGGTATGATGGGATGCAGGCCAGCTGAAACTCCCATGGAGCCAAATTTGAAACTTCAACCAGCTAGTGCAGAGAAAGTAAGAGACAGAGAAAAGTTTCAAAGACTAGTTGGAagacttatttatttatcacaCACTCGGCCTGACATAGCATTTCCAGTAAGTATTGTTAGTCAGTTCATGCATTCACTAGGCCCAGAGCACTTTGAAGCAATTCATAGAATCCTAAGGTACCTAAAGGGAACACCTGGCAAAGGTATTTTCTTTAAGGCACGAGGACATCTTCAAGTTGAAGCCTATACCGATGCGGATTGGGCTGGATGTATAACAGATAGAAGATCAACTTCTGGATATTGTACGTATGTGGGAGGTAATTTGGTAACTTGGAGAAGTAAGAAGCAGAATGTTGTGGCAAGGAGCAGTGCAGAAGCAGAGTTCCGGGCTGTTGCTCAAGGTATTTGTGAAGTGATATGGATTAGAAGAATATTACAGGAGTTGAAGGTTTCAGAAGTACTTCCTATGAAATTGTATTGTGACAATAAAGCGGCTATTTATATTGCTCACAATCCAGTTCTTCATGACCGAACGAAACATGTTGAAGTAGATAAGCACTTCatcaaagaaaaaatagaaggaGGTGTAGTCTGCATGACCTATGTGCCAACTAGAGACCAAGTGGCAGATCTGCTTACAAAGAGTCTTCCCAAAAAACAGTTTGATCTGTTAGTGAGCAAGCTGGTGATGAAAGATATCTTCAAAccagcttga
- the LOC113710174 gene encoding gibberellin 2-beta-dioxygenase-like: MVVLSQPVLDNFSTIKTCKFPTSSFYCGIPVIDLLNRDAKTRIIKACKEFGFFKLVNHGVPLEFITGLEAEATKFFNLSQMEKEKAGKANPFGYGNKRIGSNGDVGWVEYLLLNTNPDDIHQKAITIPGDAEKFWSLVNDYVSAVRNLACEVLEMIADGLKIEPRYALSRLVRDEKSDTFFRLNHYPPCPELQVLCDRNLIGFGEHTDPQIISVLRSNNTSGLQISLRDGTWVSVPPDQYSFFFNVGDSLQVMTNGRFRSVRHRVVADGVKSRVSMIYLGGPPLTEKIAPLPSLMEQGEESLYKEFTWSEYKKSAYNTRLGDNRLAFFEKSAGQ, encoded by the exons ATGGTAGTGTTATCTCAGCCAGTTCTTGACAATTTCTCCACCATCAAAACATGCAAATTCCCCACCTCCAGCTTTTACTGTGGAATTCCAGTGATAGACCTATTAAACCGTGATGCCAAGACACGTATAATTAAGGCGTGCAAAGAGTTTGGATTCTTCAAGCTTGTCAACCATGGTGTTCCACTAGAGTTCATAACGGGATTAGAAGCTGAAGctaccaagtttttcaatttgtcacagatggagaaagaaaaagcagGCAAGGCAAACCCTTTCGGCTATGGAAACAAAAGAATTGGCTCAAATGGTGATGTAGGATGGGTTGAGTATCTTCTCTTGAACACAAATCCTGATGACATTCACCAGAAAGCTATCACGATACCTGGAGATGCAGAAAAGTTTTG GTCTCTTGTAAATGACTACGTGTCAGCTGTGAGAAATTTGGCTTGTGAAGTTCTGGAAATGATAGCTGATGGTTTGAAGATAGAGCCAAGATATGCGTTAAGCAGGCTTGTAAGGGATGAGAAAAGTGATACTTTCTTCAGGCTAAACCACTATCCGCCATGTCCAGAACTTCAAGTATTGTGTGATCGAAATTTGATTGGTTTTGGGGAGCACACAGACCCACAAATTATTTCTGTTTTAAGATCGAACAACACATCAGGCCTGCAAATCTCACTCAGAGACGGGACATGGGTATCAGTCCCTCCTGATCAGTACtcctttttctttaatgttggTGACTCCTTGCAG GTGATGACTAATGGAAGATTTAGGAGTGTAAGGCACAGAGTTGTGGCTGATGGAGTAAAATCTAGGGTGTCCATGATCTACCTTGGAGGGCCACCTTTGACTGAAAAGATAGCACCTCTACCCTCACTAATGGAACAAGGAGAAGAAAGTTTGTACAAGGAATTCACATGGAGTGAATACAAGAAATCGGCTTACAACACAAGGCTGGGGGATAATAGGCTTGCATTCTTTGAGAAATCTGCTGGCCAATGA